A single region of the Synergistes jonesii genome encodes:
- a CDS encoding (2Fe-2S)-binding protein, translated as MREKISFTLNGVFMETDVDPDMRLADFLRDELHLIGTKIGCKRGECGACTVIFNGKAVTSCLVPVMRADGAVIETIEGLAEGDKLHPIQEEFINHGAVQCGFCTPGMIMSAKALLDENPNPTPTEVREALGGNICRCTGYKKIQEAVLAAAERMRKGW; from the coding sequence ATGCGCGAGAAGATTTCATTTACGCTGAACGGCGTTTTTATGGAAACGGATGTGGATCCGGATATGCGGCTTGCTGATTTCCTGCGCGACGAGCTGCATCTGATAGGGACCAAGATCGGCTGCAAACGCGGCGAGTGCGGCGCCTGTACGGTTATTTTCAACGGCAAGGCGGTTACGAGTTGTCTCGTTCCGGTAATGCGCGCGGATGGCGCGGTTATAGAAACAATCGAAGGTCTGGCTGAGGGGGACAAGCTTCACCCGATTCAGGAAGAGTTTATTAATCATGGCGCAGTCCAGTGTGGTTTCTGCACACCGGGCATGATCATGTCGGCTAAGGCGCTTCTGGATGAGAATCCAAACCCGACGCCTACTGAAGTGCGTGAAGCGTTGGGTGGAAATATATGCCGCTGCACAGGCTATAAGAAAATCCAAGAAGCTGTTCTCGCCGCAGCAGAGCGTATGCGGAAAGGATGGTAA